The Triplophysa rosa linkage group LG15, Trosa_1v2, whole genome shotgun sequence genome has a segment encoding these proteins:
- the cnr1 gene encoding cannabinoid receptor 1: protein MLFPASKSDVKGVLDGVAESTFRTITSGLQFLGSNDIGYDEQIVDGVFSKGGYALHKPPSAYRRSSFSGKVGPDEELILKGIPFYPTNSSDGLGGNWSLGEDGSSLQCGENFMDMECFMILTPSQQLAVAVLSLTLGTFTVLENLVVLCVILRSRTLRCRPSYHFIGSLAIADLLGSVIFVYSFLDFHVFHRKDSPNVFLFKLGGVTASFTASVGSLFLTAIDRYVSIHRPLAYRRIVTRTKAVIAFCMMWVISVAIAVLPLLGWNCKRLNSVCSDIFPLIDENYLMFWIGVTSVLVLFIFYAYMYILWKAHHHAVRMLRRTSQKSLVVHSADGTKVQAARPDQVRMDIRLAKTLVLILAVLVICWGPLLAIMVYDLFWRMDDNIKTVFAFCSMLTLLNSTVNPIIYALRSKDMRQAFLATCRGCRSVSSTSLQLDNSLESDYQNRHQHVAAGRAAESCVKTTVKIAKLTMSVSAETSAEAV from the coding sequence ATGCTGTTCCCCGCCTCGAAGTCCGACGTCAAAGGCGTTCTGGACGGAGTGGCGGAGAGCACGTTCAGAACCATCACGTCCGGACTGCAGTTCTTGGGTTCCAACGACATCGGCTATGACGAGCAGATCGTGGACGGCGTCTTCTCCAAAGGCGGATACGCGCTGCACAAGCCGCCCTCGGCCTACCGCCGGAGCTCTTTCTCCGGTAAGGTGGGGCCGGACGAGGAGCTCATCCTGAAGGGCATCCCGTTCTATCCCACCAACAGCTCGGATGGATTGGGGGGGAACTGGAGCCTGGGGGAAGACGGGAGCAGCCTGCAGTGCGGCGAGAACTTTATGGACATGGAATGCTTCATGATTCTGACCCCGAGTCAGCAGCTGGCCGTGGCCGTGCTGTCTCTCACGCTGGGCACTTTCACGGTGCTGGAAAACCTGGTGGTCCTGTGCGTCATCCTGCGGTCCCGTACACTCCGCTGCAGGCCGTCCTACCATTTCATCGGCAGCCTGGCCATCGCCGACCTGCTGGGCAGCGTGATCTTCGTCTACAGCTTCTTGGACTTCCACGTGTTCCACCGCAAGGACAGTCCCAACGTGTTCCTGTTTAAACTGGGCGGCGTGACGGCCTCCTTCACCGCCTCGGTGGGAAGCCTCTTCCTCACCGCCATCGACCGCTACGTGTCCATCCACCGGCCGCTGGCATACAGGCGGATAGTGACGCGCACCAAGGCGGTGATCGCCTTCTGCATGATGTGGGTGATCTCGGTGGCGATCGCCGTGCTGCCACTGCTGGGCTGGAACTGCAAGCGGCTCAACTCGGTGTGCTCGGACATCTTCCCGCTGATCGACGAGAACTACCTGATGTTCTGGATCGGCGTGACCAGCGTTCTGGTGCTCTTCATCTTTTACGCCTACATGTACATCCTGTGGAAGGCGCACCACCATGCGGTGAGGATGCTGAGGCGCACGTCGCAGAAGAGCCTGGTGGTGCACTCGGCCGACGGCACCAAGGTGCAGGCGGCCAGGCCGGATCAGGTCCGCATGGACATCCGCTTGGCCAAGACGCTGGTGCTGATCCTGGCGGTGCTGGTGATCTGCTGGGGGCCTCTGTTGGCCATCATGGTGTACGACCTGTTCTGGCGGATGGACGACAACATCAAGACGGTGTTCGCCTTCTGCAGCATGCTCACGCTGCTCAACTCCACCGTCAACCCCATCATCTACGCTCTGAGGAGCAAAGACATGCGGCAGGCCTTCCTCGCCACCTGCCGGGGCTGCAGGAGCGTCTCCAGCACGTCACTGCAGCTGGACAACAGCCTGGAGTCGGATTATCAGAACAGACATCAGCACGTCGCCGCCGGCCGAGCGGCCGAGAGCTGCGTCAAGACCACTGTGAAAATAGCCAAACTGACCATGTCCGTTTCGGCCGAGACGTCCGCTGAAGCCGTCTGA